One Vicugna pacos chromosome X, VicPac4, whole genome shotgun sequence DNA window includes the following coding sequences:
- the TAF9B gene encoding transcription initiation factor TFIID subunit 9B → MESGKMAPAKNAPRDALVMAQILKDMGITEYEPRVINQMLEFAFRYVTTILDDAKIYSSHAKKPNVDADDVRLAIQCRADQSFTSPPPRDFLLDIARQKNQTPLPLIKPYSGPRLPPDRYCLTAPNYRLKSLIKKGPNQGRLVPRLSVGAVSSRPTTPTIATPQTVSVPNKVAPPVSVTSQRFTVQIPPSQSTPVKPVPVTTAVQNVLINPSMIGPKNILITTNMVSSQNTANESNPLKRKHEDDDDNDTM, encoded by the exons ATGGAGTCGGGCAAGATGGCGCCTGCCAAGAACGCTCCGAGAGATGCCTTG GTGATGGCACAGATCCTGAAGGATATGGGAATTACGGAGTATGAACCAAGGGTTATAAATCAAATGTTGGAATTTGCTTTCC GATATGTGACTACAATTCTGGATGATGCAAAAATTTATTCAAGCCATGCTAAGAAACCTAATGTTGATGCAGATGATGTGAGACTGGCAATCCAGTGTCGAGCAGACCAATCTTTTACCTCTCCTCCCCCAAGAGAT tttttacttgATATTGCAAGGCAGAAAAATCAAACCCCTTTACCATTGATTAAGCCATATTCAGGACCCAGACTCCCACCTGACAGATACTGCTTAACAGCTCCAAACTATAGGCTGAAGTCCTTAATTAAAAAG GGACCTAACCAAGGAAGACTAGTTCCACGGTTAAGTGTTGGTGCTGTTAGTAGCAGACCTACCACTCCTACTATAG CAACCCCACAAACAGTGTCTGTCCCAAATAAAGTTGCACCTCCAGTGTCAGTGACAAGCCAAAGATTTACAGTGCAGATTCCACCTTCTCAGTCCACGCCTGTCAAACCAG TTCCTGTAACAACTGCAGTTCAAAATGTTCTGATTAATCCTTCAATGATTGGGCCCAAAAATATTCTTATTACCACCAACATGGTGTCATCACAGAACACGGCCAATGAATCAAACCCATTGAAGAGAAAacatgaagatgatgatgacaatgatacTATGTAA